DNA from bacterium:
ATCGTCGCCGATGATGACGGCTGGTTTTGAAATAATAATCGGTGGAGTATTGTTGTTGTTGACGGGAATAGTATTCGGTGAGATGGGAGAACTTCACGCCGTTTCTCTTCGCTCGCTGTTGGCGTTGTTGTATCTTATTATTTTCGGTTCCGTTATTGCGTTCTCGGCCTACGTATGGCTGCTCTCACAGATATCGGCAACGAAAATTTCAACTCATACGTATGTTAATCCGGTTATTGCAGTGTTACTCGGGTGGATATTAGCAGATGAACCGGTGACTTTCCTTACGCTCGCTGCTGCCGCGGCAATTATGCTTTCCATTTATCTGGTCTTCAGCGACCGGACACATACGGAAAAGGAATTAGCGGGTAATTAATATTTCGTACAAATTACTTCGCAAAATCTACAGCGCGATATTCCCGAATGACCGTAATCTTAATCTGTCCGGGATATTCCAGTTCCGATTCAATTCTATGAGCAAGATCGTCGGCTAATTGAATGACCTTTCCGTCGTCAATCTGGTCATAGTCAACCAGCACCCGTATTTCACGTCCCGCCTGAATCGCAAAAGCGTTTTTAACCGGTTGAAAATCTTTTGTGATAGTTTCCAATTTTGTTAAACGTTTGACGTAATTTTCTAAAGAATCTCGTTGCGCACCGGGACGTTCTTTGCTGATCACATTCGCCGCATGAACAAGTATGGAAATAGGGTGGGAGATCGTAGGGGTTTCATGATGCTGTAAAATGGCTTGCTGAACAATCGTGCTTTCACCGAATTTGCGGGCAAGATCAGCGCCGACAACGGCATGATGTTGATCCGCGCGATCTACGGCGTATCCGATATCGTGAAGGATACCAGCGCGTTTGGCTAATTGTGCATCGTAGCCCAACTCCGACGCCAGAAGCCCCGCAACTGATGCCGTTTCGATGCTGTGCTGAAGAAGGTTTTGACCGTATTTCATCCGGTAACGCAGTTTACCGATCAATTTGACAATTTCAATATGAGCGCCATGAACGCCTACTTCAAATAACGCTTGTTCGCCGTAATTAGTGATTTGTTCTTCCAGATCGCGTTTCGCTTTTTCAACGACGTCTTCGATACGACCCGGATGAATACGTCCGTCGGTGATGAGCGTTTCCAAAGCCATGCGCGCGATCTCACGCCGGATAGGATCAAAACCGGAAATTAAAATCGTTTGTGGCGTGTCGTCGATCAGCACTTCGCAGCCGGTCATAGTCTCGAAAGCCCTAATGTTCCGGCCTTCGCGGCCAATAATGCGGCCCTTCATCTCATTGCTGGGCAATTTTATTGCTGTGGCCGTGCCTTCAACAGCATGGTCGATCGCCGAACGGTTGATCGCCTGAATCAATACATTACGTACTTCTTCTTTGGCGGAAACTTCAGCCTGCTCTTTGATCGTACGGATCGTTTGAGCCGCTTCAGTTTTGGCTTTGTCGATCAGATTATTCATCAAAACCTGTTTGGCTTCTTCGACGGTCATGCGTGCGATTTGCTCAAGCTTTTCATTTTGTGTCCGGATCGATTCTTCCAATTCCAGCGACTTTTTATCATAATCCGCGATTTTTTGCTGCAATTGCGATTCGCGGTGAAGTATATCTTTTTCTTTGCGCGTGACAAAATCGCCCTTCTGCTCGATATTGCGTTCACGTGCCAGAAGCTGGTCTTGTTGTGATTTGATCTGCCCGCGAGTGGTTTTGGTTTGATCGTCGAATTCCTGACGTTTGCGGTACCATTCGTCCGATACTTCGATCAGTTTTTCTTTTTTTAAGTTTTCGGCGTCATTGACGGCGGCATCGCGTATCTTTTTGGCTTCTTCGTCGGCTTCCCGAATGCGTTTCGCTACGTTGATCTTGATCGCAAACGTTTGTCCGAAGATAAATGCCGCTACGGTGACAACCAGCCCGGCGAGTATAAATATGACTATTTCCATGAGTGGAGTGACAGTTCCTTGGTTTTCGGTTTCGGTTAAATAAAAATCCCTGAAATTAAAACTGCAATGGCATACTTGAATTCACCGCAGTTTGAATTTCAGGGATACGTTAAGTTTATCTCGTAAAAGAAATAGGCAAAAAGTCGTTTCCGGCCGTCAGAATTATTTCTGAGTAAACAGTGAAATTTCCTCGTTCGATTCGACCGGTGTAGCGTCCTGATCGGGCAACAAATCCATCAATTTTTGTGCGCGGGTTTCGTAAGAGTCAAC
Protein-coding regions in this window:
- the rny gene encoding ribonuclease Y is translated as MEIVIFILAGLVVTVAAFIFGQTFAIKINVAKRIREADEEAKKIRDAAVNDAENLKKEKLIEVSDEWYRKRQEFDDQTKTTRGQIKSQQDQLLARERNIEQKGDFVTRKEKDILHRESQLQQKIADYDKKSLELEESIRTQNEKLEQIARMTVEEAKQVLMNNLIDKAKTEAAQTIRTIKEQAEVSAKEEVRNVLIQAINRSAIDHAVEGTATAIKLPSNEMKGRIIGREGRNIRAFETMTGCEVLIDDTPQTILISGFDPIRREIARMALETLITDGRIHPGRIEDVVEKAKRDLEEQITNYGEQALFEVGVHGAHIEIVKLIGKLRYRMKYGQNLLQHSIETASVAGLLASELGYDAQLAKRAGILHDIGYAVDRADQHHAVVGADLARKFGESTIVQQAILQHHETPTISHPISILVHAANVISKERPGAQRDSLENYVKRLTKLETITKDFQPVKNAFAIQAGREIRVLVDYDQIDDGKVIQLADDLAHRIESELEYPGQIKITVIREYRAVDFAK